In Nocardia asteroides, a single genomic region encodes these proteins:
- a CDS encoding RNA-binding S4 domain-containing protein, with protein sequence MADTVDVPIQDEAIKLGQFLKLADLIESGAEAKTVIAAGLVRVNDEVETRRGRQLEVGDTVALAGRQVRVIAPRRR encoded by the coding sequence ATGGCGGATACAGTCGACGTCCCGATTCAGGACGAGGCCATCAAACTCGGCCAATTCCTCAAGCTCGCCGATCTCATCGAGTCCGGCGCCGAGGCCAAGACGGTGATCGCGGCGGGGCTCGTCCGGGTGAACGACGAGGTCGAGACGCGTCGCGGCAGGCAGCTCGAGGTCGGTGACACGGTCGCCCTCGCGGGCAGGCAGGTCCGGGTGATCGCGCCGCGCCGCCGCTAG
- the rraA gene encoding ribonuclease E activity regulator RraA, translating into MTDTSNVDSVATADLADEIGPEIRSCDTQFTQFGGRAAFSGRITTIRCFQDNLLVKQTLSEPGAGKVLVVDGGGSVHTALVGDIIAGRGVDNGWAGVIVNGAVRDSAILRTLDIGVKALGTNPRKSTQTGSGEKDVPVEFGGVTFVPGEVLYSDHDGVVVRAEDDTA; encoded by the coding sequence GTGACCGATACTTCGAACGTCGATTCCGTGGCGACCGCCGACCTGGCCGACGAGATCGGCCCCGAGATCCGCAGCTGCGACACCCAGTTCACGCAGTTCGGTGGCAGGGCCGCGTTCTCCGGGCGGATCACCACCATCCGCTGCTTCCAGGACAACCTGCTGGTGAAGCAGACCCTGAGTGAGCCGGGCGCGGGCAAGGTGCTCGTCGTCGACGGCGGCGGCAGCGTGCACACCGCCCTGGTCGGCGACATCATCGCCGGGCGCGGCGTCGACAACGGCTGGGCCGGGGTGATCGTGAACGGCGCCGTGCGCGACTCCGCGATCCTGCGCACCCTCGACATCGGCGTCAAGGCGCTCGGCACCAACCCGCGCAAGAGCACCCAGACCGGCTCCGGCGAGAAGGACGTGCCGGTGGAGTTCGGCGGCGTCACCTTCGTGCCCGGCGAGGTGCTCTACAGCGACCACGACGGCGTCGTGGTGCGCGCCGAGGACGACACCGCCTAG
- a CDS encoding DUF5313 family protein, with the protein MTPSLTQRLGYLFGRTLPASMSDWVLRDLTGPGATRRYLLRILIPVLPPLLLFLLLPGPLWMGAAMMALLYIPLVYFTVALMYVYRRHRLVQHGLDPALADAETRARGAAERAEYERRHGRGGAGHTG; encoded by the coding sequence GTGACGCCCTCGCTCACCCAGCGCCTCGGCTACCTGTTCGGCCGCACCCTGCCCGCCTCGATGTCGGACTGGGTGCTGCGCGACCTCACCGGCCCCGGCGCCACCCGCAGGTACCTGCTGCGCATCCTGATTCCGGTGCTTCCGCCGCTGCTGCTCTTCCTGCTGCTGCCCGGCCCGCTCTGGATGGGCGCCGCCATGATGGCGCTGCTCTACATCCCGCTCGTCTACTTCACCGTCGCGCTGATGTACGTCTACCGGCGGCACCGGCTGGTCCAGCACGGCCTCGACCCCGCGCTCGCCGACGCCGAAACCCGCGCCCGGGGTGCCGCCGAGCGCGCCGAGTACGAGCGCAGACACGGCCGGGGAGGCGCCGGTCACACCGGGTGA
- a CDS encoding SRPBCC family protein → MTVVTIVEDCVASAESAFAYVNDYRNLPVFLHGLESFTPVGAKDSGLGAVFDGRIKLGPVALTSRVEVTRWTENALIEVTSIKGFEIAGTFVFHPKAAALCTIDAIVEYRVPGGLAGKALGRTIEPFVKLAVKHTTDNLVAQIAAFHLTREP, encoded by the coding sequence GTGACCGTGGTGACGATCGTCGAGGACTGCGTGGCATCGGCCGAATCCGCCTTCGCCTACGTGAACGACTACCGCAATCTGCCTGTTTTCCTGCACGGCCTGGAGTCCTTCACGCCGGTCGGCGCGAAGGACTCCGGGCTCGGCGCGGTCTTCGACGGCAGGATCAAGCTCGGCCCGGTCGCGCTGACCTCCCGGGTGGAGGTCACCCGCTGGACCGAGAACGCCCTCATCGAGGTGACCTCGATCAAGGGCTTCGAGATCGCCGGCACCTTCGTCTTCCATCCGAAGGCCGCCGCGCTCTGCACCATCGACGCCATCGTCGAGTACCGGGTGCCCGGCGGGCTCGCCGGGAAGGCGCTCGGCCGCACCATCGAGCCCTTCGTCAAGCTCGCGGTGAAGCACACCACCGACAACCTGGTCGCGCAGATCGCCGCCTTCCACCTGACCCGCGAGCCGTGA
- a CDS encoding CopD family protein: MTPPSTARRRAIWLLPVAGLLGVGVAWLLGRGAPAEAPVRMLADGLGATVLGLAALPRLGERLRPPWRLLAAVAGGWCAAEFAVLVLEAAEVVDVPVGELGAGAFGAFVRETSGGQVGVAVLAATALIACYGAYSFRTGDGSPDLVLVFAAVALALRPITGHMSQQAFGSVLAAAHALAAGLWFGLLVALALVLRGRGEWAAALPRYSALAGVLIAVVALTGVLNGLVRLGGVSGLVGSGYGRIMLAKTAVLLVLAGLGWWWRRSWVPRAADHRVRAEDSLRRAITETLVMALAFGLAATLAGTA, translated from the coding sequence GTGACCCCGCCCTCCACCGCACGGCGCCGCGCCATCTGGCTGCTCCCGGTGGCCGGGCTGCTCGGGGTCGGGGTGGCGTGGCTGCTCGGCCGCGGCGCCCCGGCCGAGGCGCCGGTCCGGATGCTCGCCGACGGCCTCGGTGCCACCGTTCTCGGGCTGGCGGCGCTGCCCCGGCTCGGCGAGCGGCTACGGCCGCCGTGGCGGCTGCTCGCGGCCGTGGCGGGCGGCTGGTGCGCGGCCGAGTTCGCGGTGCTCGTCCTCGAGGCGGCCGAGGTGGTCGACGTGCCGGTCGGCGAGCTCGGGGCCGGTGCGTTCGGTGCCTTCGTCCGGGAGACCAGCGGCGGCCAGGTCGGGGTGGCGGTCCTGGCCGCCACCGCGCTGATCGCCTGCTACGGCGCGTACTCCTTCCGCACCGGGGACGGCTCGCCCGATCTCGTGCTGGTCTTCGCCGCGGTGGCGCTGGCGTTGCGGCCGATCACCGGGCACATGTCGCAGCAGGCGTTCGGCTCGGTGCTCGCCGCCGCGCACGCGCTGGCCGCCGGGCTCTGGTTCGGGCTGCTCGTCGCGCTCGCGCTGGTGCTGCGCGGCCGCGGCGAGTGGGCCGCCGCGCTGCCCCGCTACTCCGCGCTGGCCGGGGTACTGATCGCGGTGGTCGCGCTGACCGGGGTGCTGAACGGGCTGGTCCGGCTCGGCGGGGTGAGCGGGCTGGTCGGCTCCGGGTACGGCCGGATCATGCTCGCCAAGACGGCGGTGCTGCTGGTGCTGGCCGGGCTCGGCTGGTGGTGGCGGCGCAGCTGGGTGCCGCGCGCCGCCGACCACCGGGTGCGCGCCGAGGATTCGCTGCGCCGGGCGATCACCGAGACGCTGGTCATGGCGCTCGCCTTCGGCCTCGCCGCGACGCTCGCAGGCACGGCGTAG
- a CDS encoding copper resistance CopC family protein, whose amino-acid sequence MRALALAALAGLLVTVGAGTAAAHSIVVGSVPTDGSAVEVGPERVSVTFNEPLQPSFPALTVVGPDNHFWQRGDPVVDGATVSVPVGELGPAGTYTIAFRVTSADGHAVNGKRAFTLTRAGSGTPGAEVSAADEGSGGIPVWIFVAGGVLVFAGGLAVALAGGRGRGKRA is encoded by the coding sequence CTGCGCGCGCTCGCCCTCGCCGCGCTGGCCGGGCTGCTCGTGACCGTCGGCGCCGGTACCGCGGCCGCGCACTCGATCGTGGTCGGCAGCGTGCCGACGGACGGCTCGGCGGTCGAGGTCGGCCCGGAGCGGGTCAGCGTCACCTTCAACGAACCGCTGCAGCCGAGCTTCCCCGCGCTCACCGTCGTCGGCCCGGACAACCACTTCTGGCAGCGGGGCGACCCGGTGGTCGACGGCGCGACGGTGAGCGTCCCGGTCGGTGAGCTCGGCCCCGCCGGCACCTACACGATCGCCTTCCGGGTCACCTCCGCCGACGGGCACGCGGTGAACGGCAAGCGCGCCTTCACCCTGACCAGGGCGGGCAGCGGTACGCCCGGCGCGGAGGTGTCGGCGGCCGACGAGGGGTCGGGCGGCATCCCGGTCTGGATCTTCGTCGCGGGCGGCGTGCTCGTCTTCGCCGGTGGCCTCGCGGTCGCGCTGGCCGGCGGCAGGGGCCGCGGAAAACGCGCGTGA
- a CDS encoding YcnI family protein, whose protein sequence is MHSTLTRASVTTAAAACLILTAGGSAAAHVTVDAPGAAQGGYSVATFRVPTESDTASTTALTVTIPGVRSVRTEPLPGWTAKVDKNPAGEVTAVTWTADPGNAGVGPGQFQRFVVSIGPLPKEHEVSFPATQSYSDGSVVRWDQPAAADGSEPERPAPSVHLAEAAADGHSHGGSDTEAAAPDSTDQTARWLAGIGLAFGLFAVALGLGSVFRGRRP, encoded by the coding sequence ATGCACTCGACGCTCACCCGTGCCTCCGTCACGACCGCGGCCGCCGCCTGCCTGATCCTCACCGCCGGTGGCAGCGCCGCCGCGCACGTCACCGTCGACGCCCCGGGCGCGGCCCAGGGTGGCTACTCCGTCGCCACCTTCCGGGTGCCGACCGAATCCGACACCGCGAGCACCACCGCGCTCACCGTCACCATCCCCGGCGTGCGCAGCGTGCGCACCGAGCCGCTGCCCGGCTGGACGGCCAAGGTGGACAAGAACCCGGCGGGCGAGGTCACCGCCGTCACCTGGACCGCCGACCCCGGCAACGCGGGCGTCGGCCCCGGCCAGTTCCAGCGCTTCGTCGTCTCCATCGGCCCGCTGCCGAAGGAGCACGAGGTGAGCTTCCCGGCCACGCAGAGCTACAGCGACGGCAGCGTGGTGCGCTGGGACCAGCCCGCCGCCGCGGACGGCTCCGAGCCGGAGCGCCCCGCCCCCAGCGTGCACCTCGCCGAGGCCGCCGCCGACGGCCACTCGCACGGCGGCAGCGACACCGAGGCCGCCGCCCCCGACAGCACCGACCAGACCGCGCGCTGGCTCGCGGGCATCGGCCTCGCGTTCGGGCTCTTCGCGGTGGCGCTCGGGCTCGGCTCCGTGTTCCGCGGGCGCCGGCCGTGA
- a CDS encoding DUF6474 family protein, giving the protein MGLFTKRKRRPSRRAEAKALKHKAGLEAKLVAKNDRKSRRAEARTQRKVAKAQIAAYQAEEKAADKLAAKAERDPFSPGQVKKYLGVARILIPVLAPLAYRAATYVRGQLDVRRAQQLGIGIDQLGDYAGHGGRLQARIANTEAALEKVSGEGKADDTRSFVGTTKERLESLSSAVRTADQMPAARRRAVHTAVSSELAGLEADVLARLGVR; this is encoded by the coding sequence ATGGGGTTGTTCACCAAGCGCAAGCGGCGCCCGAGCCGACGGGCCGAGGCCAAGGCTCTCAAGCACAAGGCGGGGCTGGAAGCCAAGCTGGTGGCCAAGAACGACCGGAAGTCACGGCGCGCCGAGGCGCGCACCCAGCGCAAGGTGGCCAAGGCGCAGATCGCCGCCTACCAGGCCGAGGAGAAGGCCGCCGACAAGCTGGCCGCCAAGGCCGAGCGGGATCCGTTCAGCCCCGGCCAGGTGAAGAAGTACCTCGGCGTCGCGCGGATCCTGATCCCGGTGCTCGCCCCGCTGGCCTACCGGGCCGCCACCTACGTGCGCGGGCAGCTCGACGTGCGGCGCGCGCAGCAGCTCGGGATCGGCATCGACCAGCTCGGCGACTACGCGGGCCACGGCGGCAGGCTGCAGGCGCGGATCGCCAATACCGAAGCGGCGCTGGAGAAGGTGAGCGGCGAGGGCAAGGCGGACGACACCCGCTCCTTCGTCGGGACGACGAAGGAGCGGCTGGAGAGCCTGAGCTCCGCCGTGCGCACCGCCGACCAGATGCCCGCCGCGCGCAGGCGTGCGGTGCACACCGCCGTCTCCAGCGAGCTGGCCGGGCTCGAAGCCGACGTGCTCGCACGCCTCGGCGTGCGCTGA
- a CDS encoding TM0106 family RecB-like putative nuclease, with protein MPAFIDARSLIGCRHRLHLDAAYGQQIAGVREDAGVIERREAAALHRQQVRAALVGAAPEQWVVIDPAGRAADRAAATLRACADAAPRIWGALLPQEPDTGRRGGVEILLRDTERGGYIPVLVVNHKVTDPRRPEPADFHPTTTDPYVWNPAPDPYRKLRQQPRDQQRLAHLYRMLQRHGLASPALVGGVIGYEGSRILVHELGPLLAEYDRRYADRIAVVRGELPTLPSKIPECRQCPWWSRGPEAGPGCEGVLIERRDVSLVAPGSRAEVLRGHGVQTIDDLAAWSGPEPADWQHGPFVEAVVTARAWIAGAPLVRRVQPVRVQRADVEVDVDLESFQEFGAYLWGTLLDGVYRPFVTWDPLPTVDEARSFGEFWSWLMRTRAQAHTAGRTFAAYCYSRTAEDKWLYESARRFAGKPGVPSVEQVRAFVDGPEWVDMFQAVSEQFICPNGKGLKKIAPVAGFAWRDPEAGGEASMSWYRRAVGYEAEPDLSQRTRLLEYNEDDVRATRVLREWMTERADLEVPALDDFARRTIAT; from the coding sequence GTGCCCGCGTTCATCGATGCCCGCTCCCTGATCGGGTGCAGGCACCGGCTGCACCTGGACGCGGCATACGGGCAGCAGATCGCGGGGGTCAGGGAGGACGCGGGGGTCATCGAGCGTCGCGAGGCGGCCGCGCTGCACCGGCAGCAGGTGCGCGCGGCGCTGGTCGGCGCGGCGCCGGAGCAGTGGGTGGTGATCGACCCGGCGGGCCGCGCCGCCGATCGGGCCGCCGCCACGCTGCGCGCCTGCGCGGACGCCGCGCCGCGGATCTGGGGCGCGCTGCTGCCCCAGGAGCCGGACACCGGCCGCCGCGGCGGCGTCGAGATCCTGCTCCGCGACACCGAGCGCGGCGGCTACATCCCGGTGCTGGTGGTCAACCACAAGGTCACCGACCCGCGCAGGCCGGAGCCGGCCGACTTCCACCCGACCACCACCGACCCCTACGTCTGGAACCCCGCGCCCGACCCGTACCGCAAGCTGCGCCAGCAGCCGCGCGACCAGCAGCGCCTCGCGCACCTGTACCGGATGCTGCAGCGCCACGGCCTCGCCTCGCCCGCCCTGGTCGGCGGCGTGATCGGCTACGAGGGGAGCCGCATCCTGGTGCACGAGCTCGGCCCGCTGCTCGCCGAGTACGACCGCCGCTACGCGGACCGGATCGCGGTGGTCCGCGGCGAGCTGCCGACGTTGCCGTCGAAGATCCCGGAGTGCAGGCAGTGCCCGTGGTGGAGCCGCGGCCCCGAGGCCGGGCCCGGCTGCGAGGGCGTGCTGATCGAGCGCAGGGATGTCAGCCTGGTCGCGCCCGGCTCGCGCGCCGAGGTGCTGCGCGGGCACGGCGTGCAGACCATCGACGACCTGGCCGCGTGGTCCGGCCCCGAGCCGGCGGACTGGCAGCACGGGCCGTTCGTCGAGGCCGTCGTCACCGCGCGCGCCTGGATCGCGGGCGCGCCGCTGGTGCGCCGGGTGCAGCCGGTGCGGGTGCAGCGCGCCGACGTCGAGGTCGACGTCGACCTGGAGAGCTTCCAGGAGTTCGGCGCCTACCTGTGGGGCACCCTGCTGGACGGCGTCTACCGCCCCTTCGTCACCTGGGATCCGCTGCCGACGGTGGACGAGGCGCGCTCCTTCGGCGAGTTCTGGAGCTGGCTCATGCGCACCCGCGCGCAGGCGCACACCGCGGGCCGCACCTTCGCCGCCTACTGCTACTCCCGCACCGCCGAGGACAAGTGGCTCTACGAGTCGGCGCGCCGCTTCGCGGGCAAGCCGGGGGTGCCGAGCGTGGAGCAGGTGCGCGCCTTCGTGGACGGGCCGGAGTGGGTGGACATGTTCCAGGCCGTCTCCGAGCAGTTCATCTGCCCGAACGGCAAGGGGCTCAAGAAGATCGCGCCGGTGGCCGGGTTCGCCTGGCGCGACCCGGAGGCCGGTGGCGAGGCATCGATGAGCTGGTACCGCCGGGCCGTCGGGTACGAGGCCGAGCCGGATCTGAGCCAGCGCACCCGGCTGCTCGAGTACAACGAGGACGACGTCCGCGCCACCCGGGTGCTGCGCGAATGGATGACCGAGCGGGCAGACCTGGAGGTTCCGGCACTCGACGATTTCGCCCGTCGTACTATCGCGACGTGA
- the htpG gene encoding molecular chaperone HtpG: MTEHVEQLEFRAETHQLLDLMIHSVYSNKDTFLRELISNSSDALDKLRLESYRDKDLEVDTSDLHIELATDTEARTLTVRDNGIGMSRAEVVDLIGTLAKSGTAELRKQLAEAQSTDAGELIGQFGIGFYSTFMVADKVVLTTRKAGETEGTRWEAAAGSSTYTIESVPDAPQGTSVGLHLKPADEDDHLFDYTLEWKLREIVKKYSDFIAWPIRMKVERTVTEGEGEEKTENTVVEEQTLNSRKALWTRPRSEVSDEEYTEFYKHVSHAWDDPLEIIPLKAEGTFEYQALLFIPSTAPFDLFTREHKRGVQLYVKRVFIMDNCEELMPEYLRFVKGVVDAQDLSLNVSREILQQDRQIQMIRKRLVRKVLSTVKDLQGAEDQGKYQTFWREFGRVLKEGLLNDVDNRETLLQVSSFASTHSDSELTTLAQYVQRMPEGQDAIYYMTGENRHQVESSPHLEAFRAKEREVLILTDPVDEMWVGSVPEFDGKPFTSIAKGEVDLETEEEKKASEALREQQDKEFAELLGWLGSTLSEQVKEVRLSSRLTSSPACLVGDVFDFTPMLERMYRASGQELPESKRILELNPAHPLVTGLRDAYDARRDDADAGKVPELAETAELLYGTAVLAEGGELKDPARFAHLLTDRLTRTV, from the coding sequence GTGACAGAGCACGTCGAACAACTCGAGTTCCGGGCGGAAACCCATCAGCTGCTCGACCTGATGATCCACTCGGTCTACTCCAACAAGGACACCTTCCTTCGCGAGCTGATCTCGAACTCCTCCGACGCGCTGGACAAGCTACGGCTGGAGTCCTACCGCGACAAGGATCTCGAGGTCGACACCTCGGATCTGCACATCGAGCTGGCGACCGACACCGAGGCGCGCACGCTCACCGTGCGGGACAACGGCATCGGGATGTCCCGCGCGGAGGTCGTCGACCTGATCGGAACGCTCGCCAAGTCCGGCACCGCGGAGCTGCGCAAACAGCTCGCGGAGGCGCAGAGCACGGACGCGGGCGAGCTGATCGGCCAGTTCGGCATCGGCTTCTACTCGACCTTCATGGTCGCGGACAAGGTCGTGCTGACCACGCGGAAGGCCGGAGAGACCGAGGGGACGCGGTGGGAGGCCGCCGCGGGCAGCTCCACGTACACCATCGAAAGCGTCCCGGACGCCCCGCAGGGCACCTCGGTCGGGCTGCACCTGAAGCCCGCCGACGAGGACGACCACCTCTTCGACTACACCCTGGAGTGGAAGCTCAGGGAGATCGTCAAGAAGTACTCCGACTTCATCGCCTGGCCGATCCGGATGAAGGTCGAGCGCACCGTCACCGAGGGCGAGGGCGAGGAGAAGACCGAGAACACCGTCGTCGAGGAGCAGACCCTCAACTCCCGCAAGGCGCTCTGGACCCGGCCCCGCTCGGAGGTCTCCGACGAGGAGTACACCGAGTTCTACAAGCACGTCAGCCACGCCTGGGACGACCCGCTGGAGATCATCCCGCTCAAGGCCGAGGGCACCTTCGAGTACCAGGCGCTGCTGTTCATCCCGTCGACCGCGCCGTTCGACCTGTTCACCAGGGAGCACAAGCGCGGGGTGCAGCTCTACGTCAAGCGGGTGTTCATCATGGACAACTGCGAAGAGCTGATGCCGGAGTACCTGCGCTTCGTCAAGGGCGTGGTGGACGCGCAGGACCTGTCGCTGAACGTCTCGCGCGAGATCCTGCAGCAGGACCGGCAGATCCAGATGATCCGCAAGCGGCTGGTGCGCAAGGTGCTCTCCACCGTGAAGGACCTGCAGGGTGCCGAGGATCAGGGCAAGTACCAGACCTTCTGGCGCGAGTTCGGCCGCGTCCTCAAGGAGGGGCTGCTGAACGACGTCGACAACCGGGAGACGCTGCTCCAGGTGTCGTCGTTCGCCTCGACGCACTCCGACTCCGAGCTGACCACGCTGGCGCAGTACGTGCAGCGGATGCCGGAGGGCCAGGACGCGATCTACTACATGACCGGCGAGAACCGGCACCAGGTGGAGAGCTCCCCGCACCTGGAGGCGTTCCGCGCCAAGGAGCGCGAGGTGCTGATCCTCACCGACCCGGTCGACGAGATGTGGGTCGGCTCGGTGCCGGAGTTCGACGGCAAGCCGTTCACCTCGATCGCCAAGGGCGAGGTCGACCTGGAGACCGAGGAGGAGAAGAAGGCCTCCGAGGCGCTGCGCGAACAGCAGGACAAGGAGTTCGCCGAGCTGCTCGGCTGGCTCGGCAGCACCCTCTCCGAGCAGGTCAAGGAGGTCAGGCTGTCGTCGAGGCTGACCTCGTCGCCCGCCTGCCTGGTCGGTGATGTCTTCGACTTCACCCCCATGCTGGAGCGGATGTACCGCGCCTCCGGGCAGGAGCTGCCGGAATCCAAGCGGATCCTGGAGCTGAACCCGGCGCACCCGCTGGTCACCGGGTTGCGCGACGCCTACGACGCCCGCCGCGACGACGCCGACGCGGGCAAGGTGCCCGAGCTGGCCGAGACCGCGGAGTTGCTCTACGGCACCGCGGTGCTGGCCGAGGGCGGCGAGCTGAAGGATCCGGCGCGGTTCGCGCACCTGCTCACCGATCGGCTCACCCGCACGGTGTGA
- a CDS encoding class I SAM-dependent methyltransferase encodes MSGSPLEAAEVWDAVAVGYGEFAAAVMRPFATLALEFAALTGESAVVDVAAGTGALTLPAAARAGRVCAVDISPGMLRLLEAAAAAAELDNIVTDVADARALPYANRSFDAAFSMFGLMFFPDRYRALGELYRVLRPGGTVVISNWAPICESPLLTLLYEAFREAVPELGEPQQDFLSLENPEVFQSELRRAGFHGVVIQRHSIVTRFADGVELWETMVASSAALQVMRVLWGVERWSERSGRVRDYLDRRYRPNQPLPAIALLGIGHKPQPA; translated from the coding sequence ATGTCGGGGAGCCCGCTGGAGGCCGCGGAGGTCTGGGACGCGGTCGCGGTCGGGTACGGGGAATTCGCCGCCGCGGTCATGCGGCCCTTCGCCACGCTCGCGCTGGAGTTCGCCGCGCTGACCGGGGAGTCGGCGGTGGTCGACGTGGCCGCGGGCACCGGCGCGCTCACCCTGCCCGCCGCCGCGCGGGCCGGTCGGGTCTGCGCGGTGGACATCTCGCCGGGGATGCTGCGTTTGCTGGAGGCCGCGGCGGCCGCCGCCGAGCTGGACAACATCGTGACCGACGTGGCCGACGCCAGGGCGCTGCCGTACGCGAACCGCAGCTTCGACGCCGCCTTCTCCATGTTCGGGCTGATGTTCTTCCCTGACCGCTACCGCGCGCTCGGCGAGCTGTACCGGGTGCTCCGCCCCGGCGGCACCGTCGTGATCTCGAACTGGGCGCCGATCTGCGAATCCCCGCTGCTGACCCTGCTCTACGAGGCGTTCCGGGAGGCGGTGCCCGAGCTCGGCGAGCCGCAGCAGGACTTCCTCAGCCTGGAGAACCCGGAGGTGTTCCAGAGCGAGCTGCGCCGGGCCGGGTTCCACGGGGTGGTGATCCAGCGGCACTCCATCGTCACCCGGTTCGCCGACGGCGTCGAGCTCTGGGAGACCATGGTGGCCAGCAGCGCCGCGCTGCAGGTGATGCGGGTGCTGTGGGGCGTGGAGCGGTGGAGCGAGCGCTCCGGGCGGGTCAGGGACTACCTGGACCGGCGGTACCGCCCGAACCAGCCGCTGCCCGCCATCGCGCTGCTCGGCATCGGGCACAAGCCGCAGCCGGCCTGA
- a CDS encoding SDR family NAD(P)-dependent oxidoreductase produces the protein MEISGSAAIVTGGASGLGAATAKRFADLGATVFGLDIPQSIERAGDNVPDGVTLLAADVTSGDDVAAAVAKVVESGVPLRIVVNCAGVGWAGRILSKNGPHDLELFRTVITVNLLGSFNVMRLAADAISKTDPVDEFGQRGVVINTASVAAFEGQIGQIAYSASKGGVHGMTVPAARDLAQFGIRVNTIAPGIIDTPMLAGVTEEYRKGLEAGVPFPSRLGRPEEYAQLSQYIVEHDYLNGETIRMDGALRMAPR, from the coding sequence GTGGAGATTTCGGGTTCCGCCGCCATCGTCACCGGAGGGGCATCCGGCCTGGGTGCCGCCACCGCCAAGCGCTTCGCCGACCTGGGTGCGACCGTGTTCGGGCTCGACATCCCGCAGTCGATCGAGCGCGCAGGCGACAACGTACCCGACGGCGTCACGCTGCTGGCCGCCGATGTCACCAGCGGTGACGATGTCGCCGCCGCGGTCGCGAAGGTCGTCGAGTCCGGCGTCCCGCTGCGCATCGTGGTGAACTGCGCCGGGGTCGGCTGGGCCGGGCGCATCCTGTCCAAGAACGGCCCGCACGATCTGGAGCTGTTCCGCACCGTCATCACGGTGAACCTGCTCGGCTCGTTCAACGTCATGCGGCTGGCCGCCGACGCCATCTCGAAGACCGACCCGGTGGACGAGTTCGGCCAGCGCGGTGTGGTGATCAACACAGCCTCGGTCGCGGCCTTCGAGGGCCAGATCGGCCAGATCGCCTACTCCGCCTCCAAGGGCGGCGTGCACGGCATGACCGTCCCGGCCGCGCGCGACCTCGCGCAGTTCGGCATCCGGGTGAACACCATCGCCCCCGGCATCATCGACACCCCGATGCTGGCCGGTGTCACCGAGGAGTACCGCAAGGGCCTGGAGGCCGGGGTGCCGTTCCCGTCCCGGCTCGGCCGCCCGGAGGAGTACGCGCAGCTCTCGCAGTACATCGTCGAGCACGACTACCTCAACGGCGAGACCATCCGGATGGACGGCGCGCTGCGCATGGCCCCGCGCTAG
- a CDS encoding SDR family NAD(P)-dependent oxidoreductase, with protein MKLSAGASLAGRKILITGAARGIGAALARQLHARGAAVALLGLEPDLLADVAADCGDAPWRYCDVGDQAQVERVVRTLVGELGGLDVVVSNAGIAKQFPLLSGDAGVLEETLAVNVLGVYYTLRATGPHVAHPGGYVLLVSSLAGAVNLPLAGAYSVSKAGVEVLGNTLRNEIRHTGAKVGIAYFAELDTDMTSRGFGTAAARAILGRATVSGVAPLGPAIDTLERAILRRRRQVVSPWWVAGVLPFRGIAQRVIDVALRHGVEQAVEIARTERAGFTTDQPPRTRRIERSA; from the coding sequence ATGAAGCTGTCCGCCGGTGCTTCGCTCGCCGGTCGCAAGATTCTGATCACCGGTGCGGCCCGCGGTATCGGCGCCGCCCTCGCCAGGCAGTTGCACGCCCGCGGCGCCGCGGTGGCGCTGCTCGGGCTGGAGCCGGACCTGCTCGCCGATGTCGCCGCCGACTGCGGCGACGCCCCGTGGCGCTACTGCGACGTCGGTGACCAGGCCCAGGTGGAGCGGGTGGTCCGGACCCTGGTGGGGGAGCTCGGCGGGCTCGACGTCGTGGTCTCGAACGCGGGCATCGCCAAGCAGTTCCCGCTGTTGAGCGGGGACGCGGGGGTGCTGGAGGAGACGCTCGCGGTGAACGTGCTCGGCGTCTACTACACGCTGCGCGCCACCGGCCCGCACGTCGCGCACCCCGGCGGCTACGTGCTGCTGGTCTCCTCGCTCGCCGGCGCGGTGAACCTGCCGCTGGCCGGGGCGTACAGCGTCTCCAAGGCCGGGGTCGAGGTGCTCGGCAACACCCTGCGCAACGAGATCAGGCACACCGGCGCCAAGGTCGGGATCGCCTACTTCGCCGAACTGGACACCGATATGACCTCGCGCGGCTTCGGCACCGCGGCCGCCCGCGCCATCCTCGGCCGGGCTACGGTGTCCGGCGTCGCCCCGCTCGGCCCGGCGATCGATACGCTCGAACGCGCCATTCTGCGGCGCCGGAGGCAGGTGGTCTCGCCCTGGTGGGTGGCCGGGGTGCTTCCCTTCCGCGGGATCGCCCAGCGCGTGATCGACGTGGCCCTGCGGCACGGCGTCGAGCAGGCGGTGGAGATCGCGCGCACCGAGCGCGCCGGCTTCACCACCGACCAGCCGCCGCGGACACGGAGGATCGAGCGATCGGCCTGA